Proteins encoded in a region of the Globicephala melas chromosome 1, mGloMel1.2, whole genome shotgun sequence genome:
- the LOC115858389 gene encoding small nuclear ribonucleoprotein E-like: MAYRGQGQKVQKAMVQPINLIFRYLQNRSRIQVWLYEQVNMRIEGCIIGFDEYMNLVLDDAEEIHSKTKSRKQLGRIMLKGDNITLLQSVSN, from the coding sequence ATGGCGTACCGGGGCCAGGGCCAGAAGGTGCAGAAGGCGATGGTGCAGCCAATCAATCTCATCTTCAGATACTTGCAAAATAGATCTCGGATTCAGGTGTGGCTTTATGAGCAAGTGAATATGCGGATAGAGGGCTGTATCATTGGTTTTGATGAGTATATGAACCTCGTATTAGATGATGCAGAAGAGATTCATTCTAAAACAAAGTCAAGAAAACAACTGGGTCGGATCATGCTAAAAGGAGATAACATTACTCTGCTCCAAAGTGTCTCCAACTAG